Genomic DNA from Sphingobium sp. V4:
AGGGCTTCGACAAGCTCGGGCCGAACGGGGGAAGGGATCATTTGATGAAACTCGTCCGCGCTCTCGGTTCGGTCGGCGGGCTGACGCTGGCCAGCCGCATCCTGGCGCTAGTGCGCGATTCGCTCGCGGCGCGTTATGTCGGCGCGGGCTTCGCGTCGGACGCGTTCAACGGCGTCGCCTTCCGCCTGCCCAACATGTTCCGCGCGCTCTTCGCTGAGGGCGCCTTCGCCGCCGCCTTTGTGCCATTGTTCAACCGCAAGGCGGCAGGGGAGGGCGGGCTGCCCGCCGGCTTCCATTTCGCCGAGCGCGCGCTGGCGGTACTGCTGCCGGTCCTGATCCTGTTCACCGCGATCCTGATCGCCGCCGCCTGGCCCGTGACCTGGGCGCTCTCGGGCGGCTTTTCGCGCCAGAATCCAAGCGCCGAGCAATTCGCCTTCGCTGTCGCCCTCTCGCGCATCACCATCCCCTATCTGGCGCTCATCAGCCTCGCCTCGCTGCTGGGCGGCATCCTCAATTCGCTCGACAAATTCTGGGTCAACGCCGCCGCCCCGATCCTGCTCAACCTCAGCATGATCGCGGGCCTGTGGCTGTTCCACGGCGCGGACGAATATGAGACGGCGCGAGTGCAGGCGATGTCGGTGACGATCGGCGGCGCGCTGCAACTGCTGTGGCTGATCTGGGCGTGCCGGCGCGCGGGCGTGTCGATGAAGCTGCGGCGGCCGCGCCTCGACGCCGACGTGAAGCAATTGCTCCGCCTGATCGTTCCTGCCGCCGCCGGGGCGGGCGCGTCGCAGATCAACCTGCTGATCTCCACCGCGCTGTCGGGCTGGCTGCTCGCCTCAGGCTCCATCACCTATATCTATTATGCCGATCGCCTGAACCAGTTGCCGCTGGGCCTGATCGGTATCGGCCTTGGCACCATCCTCCTCCCCACGATCTCGCGCATGTTGTCGAAGGGCGAGGAGCAGGCGGCGATGGAGACGCAGAATCGCGGCATCGAACTCGCCTTGTTCCTGACCCTGCCCGCCACCGTGGCATTCCTGGTCGTGGCGGAGCCGATCGTGCGCGGCCTGTTCCAATATGGCCGTTTCACGCCCGAGGATGCGATGCGCTGCGGCTGGGCGCTGTCGGCCTTCTCGATCGGCCTGCCCTCCTATGTCCTGGTGAAGGTGCTGACACCCGGCTATTATGCGCGCGGTGATACGAAGACGCCGGTGCGCTTTGCGATGGTCTCGATCGTCATCAACATCGTCGGGAACCTCGCGATGATCCCCACCCTCGGCCATATCGGGCCGCCGCTCGCCACCGCCTTGTCCTCCACCGTCAATGTCGCGATGCTCTATGCGACGCTGGTGAAGCGCGGTCATTTCGCGGCCGATGCCGGGTTGCGCCGGCGTATTCCCCGCCTCGCCCTCGCTGCGCTCATCATGGGCGGCGCGCTGTGGGCGGGGGAGGGGCTGCTCGACCCCTGGCTGACCGGCGCCATGCTCCAGCGTTATGTGGCGCTCGCCTTGCTCGTCGGCGCGGGCGTGACGCTTTACGGGCTGGCGTCCTTCATCACGGGCGCCTATCGGCTCTCCGACATCAAGGCGCTTATGCGCCGCAAACACGCAACCTCATAAGAACGGATCAGTCACATGCGCGTCCTTTCCGGCATCCAGCCGACCGGCAATCTGCACCTGGGCAACTACCTCGGCGCGATCCGCAACTGGGTGCGGATGCAGGATGAGATGGACAGCGGGGCGGCCAACACGGACACGCCGACGAAAACGCCGGGCCAGTGCTTCTTCTTCCTCGCCGACATGCATTCCATCACCGTGCATGAAGGACGCGAGCAGCGCATCCGCAACGTCCGCGACATGGCCGCCGCTCTGGTCGCCGCCGGGATCGACCCCGATCGCTCGGTCCTGTTCAACCAGGCGCGCGTGCCGGCCCATGCGGAACTCTGCTGGCTGCTGAACGGCACGGCGCGCATCGGCTGGCTCAACCGCATGACCCAGTTCAAGGACAAGGTCGGCAAGGACCGCGAGGGCGCCTCGATCGGCCTGTTCGTCTATCCGGTGCTCCAGGCGGCCGACATATTGCTCTACAACGCGACCCATGTGCCGGTGGGCGAGGACCAGAAACAGCATCTGGAGCTGGCGCGCGACATCGCGACCAAGTTCAACACCGATTTCGGGGTCGAGTTGTTCACGCTGCCCGACCCGATCATTCCGAAGGAATCGGCGCGGATCATGTCCTTCCGCGACGGCACCGCGAAAATGTCCAAGTCCGACCCGAGCGACATGAGCCGCATCAACCTGACCGATGACGATGACGCCATCATGCAGAAGGTGAAGAAGGCCAAGACCGATCCCGAACCGCTGCCCGAAACGGCGGAAGGGCTGGCGGGCCGCCCGGAAGCGAACAATCTGGTCGGCATCTTCGCCACCCTGCGCGGCACCACGCCGGACGCGGTCTGCGCCGAGTTTGCGGGCAAGGGCTTCGGCGCGTTCAAGCCGGCGCTGGGCGAATTGCTGGTCGAGACGCTGCGCCCGATTCGCGAGCGCTTCCTGGAATTGCGCACTGACGACGCGGCGCTGGACGCGATCCTGGACAAGGGCGCGGCCAAGGCGGCGGCGGCGGCCGAGCCGACGCTGCGCGCGGCCTATGACGCGATGGGCCTGATGCGCTGATAACGAAGGGGCAGGCGCGCGCGCGAAAAGGGCGCGCCCCACGTCTGCCCGGTACGGGTTCGGTCTCCGGGCGTCGTCCTTGAGGGCGAGAACATGGTTTGCGCCCATTCGGTCCGATCGTGCGTTCAAACGATGTTCAGTTGCCTTTTGCTAGCGAAGGGCGCAAGAATGAACCCAGGCTCAACGCCTGTCACAGGACGCAGAAAAATGACCCGTTTCAAGATGTTCGGCCTGATTGCAGCGCCCGCACTGGCGCTGGTGGCGTTGTCGGGCTGCGCCACGTCGTTCAAGGCTGATGTCGCCCGTTTCCAGCAACTCCCCGCCCCGGCAGGCCAGAGCTATACCGTCGTCGCCGACGATCCCCGGCTCGCCGGCGGACTGGAGTTCGCCCATTATGCCGATCTGGTCGGGCAGCGCCTGACCCAGACCGGCTATGTTCCCGCCAGCGACCCGGCGCGTGCCGACCTGATCGTCCGGGTCGCC
This window encodes:
- the murJ gene encoding murein biosynthesis integral membrane protein MurJ, with protein sequence MKLVRALGSVGGLTLASRILALVRDSLAARYVGAGFASDAFNGVAFRLPNMFRALFAEGAFAAAFVPLFNRKAAGEGGLPAGFHFAERALAVLLPVLILFTAILIAAAWPVTWALSGGFSRQNPSAEQFAFAVALSRITIPYLALISLASLLGGILNSLDKFWVNAAAPILLNLSMIAGLWLFHGADEYETARVQAMSVTIGGALQLLWLIWACRRAGVSMKLRRPRLDADVKQLLRLIVPAAAGAGASQINLLISTALSGWLLASGSITYIYYADRLNQLPLGLIGIGLGTILLPTISRMLSKGEEQAAMETQNRGIELALFLTLPATVAFLVVAEPIVRGLFQYGRFTPEDAMRCGWALSAFSIGLPSYVLVKVLTPGYYARGDTKTPVRFAMVSIVINIVGNLAMIPTLGHIGPPLATALSSTVNVAMLYATLVKRGHFAADAGLRRRIPRLALAALIMGGALWAGEGLLDPWLTGAMLQRYVALALLVGAGVTLYGLASFITGAYRLSDIKALMRRKHATS
- the trpS gene encoding tryptophan--tRNA ligase, which produces MRVLSGIQPTGNLHLGNYLGAIRNWVRMQDEMDSGAANTDTPTKTPGQCFFFLADMHSITVHEGREQRIRNVRDMAAALVAAGIDPDRSVLFNQARVPAHAELCWLLNGTARIGWLNRMTQFKDKVGKDREGASIGLFVYPVLQAADILLYNATHVPVGEDQKQHLELARDIATKFNTDFGVELFTLPDPIIPKESARIMSFRDGTAKMSKSDPSDMSRINLTDDDDAIMQKVKKAKTDPEPLPETAEGLAGRPEANNLVGIFATLRGTTPDAVCAEFAGKGFGAFKPALGELLVETLRPIRERFLELRTDDAALDAILDKGAAKAAAAAEPTLRAAYDAMGLMR